In the Marinomonas algicola genome, one interval contains:
- a CDS encoding nucleoid-associated protein, producing the protein MSIANLIVHEVQKNTGSNKAVLVARPTENAVDEQAAKLAEQIGNLFNRSGMNTGQFSNPEGSETGAKLPGLLTQFYSNNVFSDFAAFSKACASDFVTCIGEIEEAEGGLLWFNHYELHDTHFLFIALLKRKHGMVLNADLSLSQIEQIELEKLHMAMRINLSAWADRDDSRYISFRFGRAAKVESDYFTRFIGCDEPKVTSKETRKLVDVTSAYCDMKSLSVPKANELKRVVAEHCLSKAEENERIDLNEIAKEVEERFSPDEAGLFMEIAESESFALDRDMFVEKAALKKLTRYSGSTRTLTLSFDSSLLGDSVRFDEETNSLVINDLPKTLLKQLKK; encoded by the coding sequence ATGTCAATTGCAAATTTAATCGTACATGAAGTGCAAAAGAATACCGGTTCAAATAAGGCGGTATTGGTCGCCCGACCAACCGAGAACGCGGTGGATGAGCAGGCGGCAAAGTTGGCAGAACAAATAGGTAATTTATTTAATCGTTCTGGGATGAATACCGGTCAATTCTCTAACCCAGAAGGCAGTGAAACAGGCGCAAAGCTCCCCGGGCTGCTGACGCAATTTTATTCTAATAACGTTTTTAGTGATTTTGCGGCTTTTTCCAAAGCGTGTGCGTCAGATTTTGTAACCTGTATTGGTGAAATAGAAGAGGCCGAAGGTGGCTTGTTATGGTTTAACCATTATGAGCTGCATGACACCCATTTTCTGTTTATCGCACTATTAAAGCGTAAGCATGGTATGGTGCTAAATGCTGATTTGAGCTTGTCGCAAATTGAGCAGATTGAGTTAGAAAAATTGCATATGGCAATGCGTATTAATTTATCAGCATGGGCTGATCGTGATGACAGTCGCTATATCTCCTTTCGTTTCGGCCGTGCTGCGAAAGTTGAAAGTGATTATTTTACACGCTTTATTGGTTGTGATGAGCCTAAAGTTACTTCTAAAGAAACGCGTAAGCTGGTGGATGTTACCTCGGCTTATTGTGACATGAAGTCGTTGTCGGTACCCAAGGCAAATGAATTAAAGCGTGTTGTAGCTGAGCATTGTTTGAGTAAAGCAGAAGAAAATGAACGGATCGATTTGAACGAAATAGCGAAAGAAGTGGAAGAGCGCTTCTCTCCTGATGAGGCGGGTTTATTTATGGAAATCGCTGAGTCTGAAAGCTTTGCGTTGGATCGAGACATGTTTGTTGAGAAGGCCGCTTTAAAAAAATTGACCCGTTACTCAGGCAGTACTCGCACCTTAACCTTAAGTTTTGATAGTAGCTTATTAGGTGATTCGGTGCGATTTGATGAAGAGACAAATTCTTTAGTAATCAATGACCTTCCTAAAACCTTGTTAAAGCAATTAAAGAAATAG
- a CDS encoding DUF2947 family protein, with protein MQYSDFNAFKKAWAFKRDDPKIPTEDLEKIRVLSEEFSNNIWRDYVSKEQLHPDHLTPNDWLKMENHQMGRAHWESCWDSEDHSLPDEVLQHVGHWGDDTVVFFCYHSDEVIETTWVVFSRYWKNFLFFDNGPILFGKKKKQAIQFFSNGQCQLLSRS; from the coding sequence ATGCAGTATTCTGATTTTAATGCCTTTAAGAAAGCGTGGGCGTTTAAACGTGATGACCCTAAAATCCCTACAGAAGATCTTGAAAAGATTCGAGTGTTGTCTGAAGAGTTTTCAAATAACATTTGGCGGGATTATGTCAGTAAAGAACAGCTTCACCCGGACCATTTAACGCCCAATGATTGGCTCAAAATGGAAAACCATCAAATGGGCCGTGCGCATTGGGAAAGTTGCTGGGATTCTGAAGACCACTCTCTGCCAGATGAGGTTTTGCAGCATGTGGGGCATTGGGGAGATGATACTGTTGTATTTTTCTGTTATCACAGTGATGAAGTGATTGAAACAACTTGGGTTGTTTTCTCCCGTTATTGGAAAAATTTTTTGTTTTTTGATAATGGTCCAATTCTTTTTGGTAAGAAAAAAAAGCAGGCTATACAGTTTTTTAGCAATGGACAGTGCCAACTGCTTTCACGTAGTTGA
- a CDS encoding DEAD/DEAH box helicase, translated as MSQFILREYQTKAVQATLSHFRSDSTPAVIVLPTGAGKSLVIAELSRLARGRVLCLAHVKELVEQNHLKFEATGRSAGVFSAGLGEKCSTEQITFASVQSLAPNLDAFDKKISLLIIDECHRISDTKETQYQRVIQHLQLINPSIKILGLTATPFRLGAGWIYEQHYYGFVRSSEPRFFKKCIYELPLRQMINEGYLTTPILFDAAIAHYDFSKLETTPTSPDGFDQQEKSLNTLIGKYPRVTQAIVEQIIDLSKKREGTMIFASTVQHAQEITQYIENQDPNNLVKLVHGGTKLPQRDDIIRQFKAKEIKYLVNVSVLTTGFDAPHVDVIAILRPTQSISLFQQIVGRGLRLSANKKDCLILDYANNAYDLFMPEIGEKKPSQDSVPVQVECPICEFANTFWGKVDRDGDIIEHFGRRCHGLIETDLTGNVLSRLDKSASLAGNTEKSQCKYRFRFKVCPLCNEENDIAARHCQSCEGRLIDPDDLLKKALNLKDAKVIRCSGIDSTIKQNILTIRYFDEDGNELKENFDTSKKNALTRFNEYFARRIAQGTKPIVFTHIDEIAPFLSFLPHPDFVIARKKSHYWKVTERLFDYEGPYRKANQLY; from the coding sequence ATGTCTCAATTCATACTTCGTGAATATCAAACTAAAGCGGTACAGGCAACACTTTCGCACTTTCGGTCTGATTCAACCCCAGCCGTCATTGTATTGCCGACTGGAGCGGGAAAAAGCCTAGTTATTGCTGAACTAAGTCGACTGGCTCGTGGTCGGGTGCTTTGTCTTGCGCATGTAAAAGAGCTGGTCGAACAGAATCACCTAAAATTTGAAGCGACAGGAAGGTCTGCAGGGGTTTTCTCAGCAGGGTTAGGCGAAAAATGCTCAACAGAACAAATCACCTTTGCTAGCGTACAGTCTCTTGCACCAAATTTAGATGCTTTTGATAAAAAGATAAGCCTATTAATTATCGACGAATGCCACCGGATTTCCGATACTAAAGAGACGCAATACCAGCGAGTAATTCAGCATCTTCAGTTAATCAATCCTTCAATTAAAATACTAGGGTTAACAGCCACACCTTTTCGGCTTGGTGCAGGCTGGATTTATGAGCAACATTATTACGGGTTCGTAAGATCAAGTGAGCCAAGGTTTTTTAAAAAATGTATTTATGAATTGCCCTTAAGACAAATGATCAATGAAGGATATTTAACAACACCCATTCTTTTTGATGCGGCCATTGCACACTATGATTTCTCAAAACTAGAAACAACGCCTACCTCACCTGACGGGTTCGACCAACAAGAAAAGTCACTTAACACCCTTATTGGTAAATACCCTCGAGTAACACAAGCGATTGTAGAACAGATTATTGATCTATCGAAAAAAAGAGAAGGCACGATGATTTTCGCCTCTACAGTGCAACACGCACAGGAAATCACTCAATACATTGAAAACCAAGACCCCAATAACCTGGTCAAATTAGTTCATGGGGGTACTAAGCTGCCTCAAAGAGATGACATTATTCGTCAATTCAAAGCCAAAGAAATAAAATACCTAGTCAATGTTTCAGTGCTCACTACCGGATTTGATGCACCTCATGTAGATGTCATTGCGATTTTAAGGCCTACACAATCCATTAGCCTCTTTCAACAAATTGTTGGTCGCGGATTACGCCTTAGTGCTAATAAAAAAGACTGTTTAATACTGGATTACGCTAACAATGCTTACGATCTATTTATGCCAGAAATTGGAGAAAAGAAACCCTCACAAGACTCAGTACCGGTTCAAGTGGAATGCCCTATTTGCGAGTTTGCCAATACGTTTTGGGGGAAAGTGGACCGTGATGGCGATATCATTGAACACTTTGGACGACGATGCCATGGTTTAATAGAGACGGATTTAACTGGAAACGTTTTATCAAGATTAGACAAGAGCGCTAGCCTTGCAGGAAACACAGAGAAATCACAATGCAAATACCGCTTTCGCTTCAAGGTTTGTCCACTTTGTAACGAAGAAAATGATATTGCTGCGCGACACTGCCAATCATGCGAAGGACGACTCATTGATCCTGATGATCTTTTAAAAAAAGCGCTGAATTTAAAAGATGCAAAAGTAATCCGCTGCTCTGGTATTGACAGCACAATAAAGCAAAACATCCTGACGATTAGATACTTTGATGAAGATGGCAACGAATTAAAAGAAAACTTCGATACAAGTAAAAAGAACGCTTTAACGCGCTTTAACGAATACTTTGCACGACGAATTGCACAAGGCACAAAACCAATCGTATTTACTCATATAGATGAAATTGCGCCATTCCTATCTTTTTTACCGCACCCTGATTTTGTCATTGCCAGAAAAAAATCACACTATTGGAAAGTAACTGAGCGATTGTTTGATTATGAAGGTCCTTACAGAAAGGCCAATCAACTTTACTAA
- a CDS encoding VOC family protein, translating into MSIHYLHAMIRTNKLEESHDFYTKGLGLIKTRQYDSEKGRFSLVYYATEEGAPEVELTYNWDHRDYSNGDQFGHLAFRVGDIYQVCQTLRDQGVTILRPPRDGHMAFIKDPNGISIELLQEGDNLPSQEPWASMENTGSW; encoded by the coding sequence ATGTCAATTCATTACTTGCATGCAATGATACGAACCAACAAACTTGAAGAAAGCCATGACTTTTATACTAAAGGCCTAGGTCTAATCAAAACACGCCAGTACGACAGTGAGAAAGGCCGCTTTTCATTAGTGTATTATGCAACTGAAGAGGGTGCACCAGAAGTAGAGCTTACTTATAACTGGGATCACAGGGACTACTCAAACGGTGATCAATTTGGCCATCTAGCGTTTCGTGTAGGTGATATTTATCAAGTGTGCCAAACGTTAAGAGACCAAGGCGTCACTATTTTAAGACCACCTAGAGATGGCCACATGGCATTTATTAAAGACCCAAATGGCATTTCGATTGAGCTGCTACAAGAAGGTGATAATTTACCGTCACAAGAACCTTGGGCGTCTATGGAAAACACGGGCAGCTGGTAA
- a CDS encoding EAL and GGDEF domain-containing protein: MHSSLSLYDTIPISLALISTSQTIVYTNLQWQKNLIAFENSHVFTQKGQNWPCKNMPNSLSKALKNAITKLELEGINQKDIQLSLFISGDTYHFTFSLSSIEIEGQAFVLVSIQHSIDKVLNTINPTLMDKNECLILNSLHEGVIIQDANGVITANNLSAEAILNLSSSNIRGRVNNDWETITEYGAHYPADKHPSTLARLLGIPVFNSVMGIKTPERELRWININAQPIFNDNEITPYITVTSFTDITEERLHQSELNKLSTRLHLALKAGNTGVWEYDIETKKVLWDNTMFRIFDVDPTEFKGELNDVLQIIHPDDLERVIDQINTANNAEAGANITFTFRILARNKEIRHIYSASTFVKSNTGSGGSLVGINRDISTERRAEEHMLARHDHLVELISSLPIAVFSISNNNIAINKQGEALIGYENHEINTAEKFFNTLFDDRITPNPDFLNCVTGNTTLISQCKMQIIRRNGQVRWVEFKGCRLEKQQAWIMHDISDQVVAEENLKKLAFYDPLTKLSNRTTIEKKLIASISEAAQKNTQIGLLILDLDQFKNVNDTYGHHVGDKLLIAVAERLKEEVRPNENFGRMGGDEFMVIIENLNNQQELLDIAHKLLHTLTRPIPLPGQTSVHLKTSISIGASVYPEHGTDHINLFKNADAALYKAKFLGKNRVQLYLEEFTQVLQKKLALENMIDQGMQNKAFKLHFQPIVNSKTNKTIGAECLTRWHDRELGNIPPDKFIKAAESSGQIIKLGLWILENACNTFVEWERQGVHLDYIAVNISPIQFNDASFISSIQRILSTTGLSPKHLVLEITEGILMQHRAQTKKTLLQLKQLNIRLAIDDFGTGYSSLAYLKYFDVSILKIDKSFIQDVMIDPVDAQITEAIISIAKNLNLTVVAEGVENTDQLEFVRNHHCGTYQGYLKSPALNNNDFIAFIKEENMEEMDIS, encoded by the coding sequence ATGCACAGCTCATTATCTCTCTACGATACTATTCCAATAAGCCTAGCTCTCATTTCCACCAGCCAAACTATTGTTTATACCAATTTGCAATGGCAAAAAAACCTTATAGCGTTTGAAAACAGTCATGTTTTCACACAAAAAGGCCAAAATTGGCCTTGTAAAAACATGCCAAACTCTCTTTCTAAAGCGCTTAAAAATGCAATAACGAAATTAGAATTAGAAGGTATAAATCAAAAGGATATTCAGCTAAGCCTTTTTATTTCAGGCGATACCTACCACTTTACATTTTCACTTTCTTCAATTGAGATAGAGGGTCAAGCCTTTGTTCTTGTCTCCATCCAGCATTCAATTGACAAAGTTTTAAACACCATTAATCCAACGTTAATGGATAAAAATGAGTGTCTTATCTTAAACTCCCTACATGAAGGGGTGATTATTCAAGACGCTAATGGTGTCATCACTGCAAACAACCTTTCTGCAGAAGCCATTTTAAATTTAAGCAGTAGCAATATTAGAGGGCGTGTTAACAATGACTGGGAAACAATAACCGAATACGGAGCTCATTATCCAGCTGACAAGCACCCTTCCACCTTAGCAAGATTACTTGGGATCCCAGTATTTAACTCTGTAATGGGCATAAAAACACCTGAAAGAGAGTTACGCTGGATCAACATAAACGCCCAACCCATTTTTAACGACAATGAAATAACGCCTTATATTACCGTCACCTCCTTTACAGACATTACAGAAGAGCGCCTCCATCAAAGTGAGCTTAACAAACTATCTACACGACTTCACCTCGCCCTGAAGGCTGGAAATACAGGTGTCTGGGAATACGACATTGAGACAAAAAAGGTCCTTTGGGACAACACCATGTTTCGTATTTTTGATGTGGACCCTACCGAATTTAAAGGTGAGCTTAACGATGTATTACAAATAATCCACCCTGACGATTTAGAAAGGGTTATTGATCAAATTAATACGGCAAACAACGCTGAAGCAGGGGCAAACATAACGTTTACATTTAGAATACTGGCGCGAAACAAAGAAATCCGTCATATTTACTCAGCTTCCACTTTTGTAAAATCCAATACAGGATCAGGAGGCTCGTTAGTTGGCATCAATAGAGATATCAGTACAGAACGACGAGCAGAAGAACACATGCTCGCCCGCCACGACCACTTAGTCGAACTCATTAGCAGCCTGCCAATTGCGGTTTTTTCGATAAGCAATAATAACATTGCTATCAACAAACAAGGCGAAGCGCTTATCGGCTACGAAAACCATGAAATAAATACAGCAGAGAAATTTTTTAACACATTATTTGATGATCGCATCACGCCAAACCCGGATTTTTTGAACTGCGTTACGGGCAACACAACGCTAATTAGTCAATGTAAAATGCAGATTATTCGACGTAATGGGCAAGTACGTTGGGTAGAGTTTAAAGGATGTAGATTAGAAAAACAGCAAGCATGGATAATGCACGATATTTCAGATCAAGTAGTCGCCGAAGAAAATTTAAAAAAACTGGCCTTCTATGATCCCCTTACCAAGCTATCCAATAGAACAACCATTGAAAAGAAACTCATTGCTTCCATTTCTGAGGCCGCTCAAAAGAACACTCAAATCGGGTTATTAATTCTTGATCTTGACCAATTTAAAAACGTTAATGACACCTATGGACATCATGTAGGAGACAAATTACTGATTGCGGTGGCAGAACGACTGAAGGAAGAAGTTCGACCGAATGAAAATTTTGGTCGCATGGGTGGAGATGAATTCATGGTCATTATTGAAAATTTAAACAATCAACAAGAACTGCTCGATATCGCTCATAAATTACTACACACTCTCACTCGCCCAATACCACTTCCAGGTCAAACCAGCGTCCACCTAAAAACCAGCATCAGTATTGGCGCTAGCGTTTATCCTGAACATGGAACGGATCATATAAACTTATTCAAGAATGCCGATGCGGCATTGTATAAAGCTAAATTTTTAGGTAAAAATAGAGTCCAACTCTATCTAGAAGAGTTCACTCAGGTACTACAGAAAAAACTTGCCCTTGAAAACATGATTGATCAAGGCATGCAGAACAAGGCCTTCAAATTACACTTTCAGCCGATTGTTAATAGCAAAACAAACAAAACAATTGGCGCCGAATGCCTGACACGCTGGCATGATCGCGAACTCGGCAATATTCCACCCGATAAATTTATTAAAGCAGCCGAATCAAGCGGACAAATAATAAAGCTAGGGCTATGGATACTAGAAAACGCGTGTAACACTTTTGTCGAGTGGGAAAGACAAGGCGTTCATCTCGACTATATCGCCGTAAACATTTCTCCTATTCAGTTTAATGATGCCTCATTTATTAGCAGCATCCAGCGGATATTATCGACAACAGGACTCTCACCAAAACATCTTGTTTTGGAAATTACTGAAGGCATCCTGATGCAGCACCGCGCACAAACTAAAAAGACCCTTTTGCAGCTAAAACAACTCAACATTCGATTAGCGATTGATGACTTTGGCACAGGCTATTCATCTTTAGCGTATTTAAAATATTTTGATGTCAGCATTTTAAAAATTGACAAAAGTTTTATTCAAGACGTCATGATAGACCCGGTGGATGCGCAAATTACAGAAGCGATCATATCAATTGCTAAAAACTTAAATTTAACGGTTGTTGCTGAAGGCGTTGAAAACACGGATCAACTGGAATTCGTTAGAAACCATCATTGCGGCACTTATCAAGGCTATTTAAAAAGTCCAGCACTCAATAACAATGACTTTATTGCCTTTATAAAAGAAGAAAACATGGAAGAAATGGATATATCATAA
- a CDS encoding HAD family hydrolase, with translation MYEAIIFDCDGVIVDTENMLNHIFQEELAKLGLILTHKEMDHHFSGYAASENLLKIEKLLKKPVPSHFAKTVDSRFKKEMEANLIAIEGVYDLLKKIKHPIAMATNSRKESLKFKLTKIGLLDTFNVRFCVEDVEHPKPKPDLYLKAANALNVEPKNCIAIEDSVAGITAAVAAGMTVYAYSASVDKVDQLNAGATLTFNSMKELESLLNV, from the coding sequence ATGTACGAAGCTATCATTTTCGATTGCGACGGGGTAATAGTTGATACCGAAAACATGCTAAATCATATCTTCCAAGAAGAGCTTGCAAAATTAGGTTTAATTCTAACTCACAAAGAAATGGATCATCATTTTAGTGGTTATGCCGCTTCTGAAAACCTGTTAAAAATTGAAAAGTTACTCAAAAAGCCTGTCCCTAGCCACTTTGCGAAAACGGTTGACAGTCGCTTTAAAAAAGAAATGGAAGCCAATCTCATCGCCATAGAAGGCGTTTATGATTTACTCAAAAAAATCAAACACCCTATCGCTATGGCGACCAACTCAAGAAAAGAGTCACTAAAATTTAAATTAACAAAGATAGGTCTGTTGGATACCTTTAATGTACGTTTTTGTGTTGAAGACGTTGAACACCCAAAACCCAAACCAGATCTGTATTTAAAAGCCGCGAATGCACTCAATGTTGAACCAAAAAACTGCATTGCTATTGAAGATTCCGTGGCGGGTATTACGGCCGCCGTTGCGGCAGGCATGACGGTGTACGCTTACAGTGCATCAGTAGATAAAGTCGATCAATTAAATGCTGGTGCGACACTGACTTTTAATTCAATGAAAGAGCTAGAATCTTTACTTAACGTGTAA
- a CDS encoding rhodanese-related sulfurtransferase — translation MSVVVCALYKFVTLENYQELREPLQAMLEDNGIRGTLLLANEGINGTVAGTREAIDSMLQWLGQVPGLDNLSCKESFDEEMPFYRTKVKLKKEIVTMGVEGIDPKEVVGTYVKPKDWNALISDPDVVLIDTRNDYEVQIGTFQNAVNPKTDTFREFPNYVKENMDPTKQKKVAMFCTGGIRCEKSTAYMKEQGFEEVYHLEGGILKYLEEVAPEETMWEGECFVFDNRVSVNHSLEKGEYDQCHACRMPITEEEKQDERFQQGVSCVHCFDKVTDQQRQRFIERERQVQLARMRGEEHIGADVSQAVDKHRQEKQQEKDRQRAIRAAK, via the coding sequence GTGTCTGTTGTAGTGTGTGCTTTATATAAATTTGTTACTTTAGAAAATTACCAAGAATTACGCGAACCGTTGCAAGCAATGCTTGAAGATAATGGCATTCGTGGCACTTTATTGCTGGCGAATGAAGGCATTAATGGCACGGTAGCCGGTACTCGAGAGGCTATTGATAGCATGTTGCAGTGGCTTGGCCAAGTTCCTGGATTAGATAACTTGTCATGTAAAGAATCTTTCGATGAGGAAATGCCTTTTTATCGCACTAAGGTTAAATTAAAAAAAGAAATCGTTACTATGGGTGTTGAAGGTATCGATCCAAAAGAAGTTGTTGGTACTTATGTTAAACCAAAGGATTGGAATGCATTAATTTCTGATCCCGATGTTGTTTTGATTGATACTCGTAATGATTATGAAGTTCAAATCGGTACGTTCCAAAATGCAGTGAATCCTAAAACAGATACATTTCGAGAATTTCCAAATTATGTGAAGGAAAACATGGATCCGACTAAGCAGAAAAAAGTCGCTATGTTTTGTACTGGAGGTATTCGTTGTGAGAAGTCCACGGCTTATATGAAAGAGCAGGGATTTGAAGAGGTGTATCATCTGGAGGGTGGCATACTTAAATATCTTGAAGAAGTTGCTCCAGAAGAAACGATGTGGGAGGGCGAGTGTTTTGTGTTTGATAATCGCGTTTCGGTCAATCACAGTCTTGAAAAAGGCGAATATGACCAGTGCCATGCTTGCCGTATGCCGATTACTGAAGAAGAAAAACAAGACGAGCGTTTTCAGCAGGGTGTAAGCTGTGTTCATTGTTTTGATAAAGTAACGGATCAACAGCGTCAGCGCTTTATTGAGCGAGAAAGACAGGTTCAATTAGCTCGCATGCGTGGAGAAGAGCATATTGGTGCCGATGTGTCGCAGGCTGTAGACAAGCATCGTCAAGAAAAGCAACAAGAAAAAGATCGACAAAGGGCAATAAGAGCCGCTAAGTAA
- a CDS encoding TetR/AcrR family transcriptional regulator, with the protein MSDQRKKKKLATRELIKLTAKASFSEKGIAATNTRFISKACGLAVGTFFSHFPDKLSLVKELFFEDMDTALKSASDATYVESSHPVIFFEFYADILFRFYGSHIEATHLVLMDSLLKGGFFTKQMQVLQAKAMYKYCSVGVDERVAQVFCENIVSNFLHVLLSELASSEFVPDNAKQKLSALNKPFSISYQSAVAANTRHL; encoded by the coding sequence ATGAGTGACCAAAGAAAGAAAAAGAAGCTGGCTACACGTGAGTTGATCAAACTCACGGCAAAGGCGTCTTTCTCAGAAAAAGGTATTGCTGCTACAAATACCCGATTCATTAGTAAAGCCTGTGGTCTTGCTGTTGGTACTTTTTTTAGTCATTTCCCTGATAAACTCTCACTTGTCAAAGAACTTTTTTTTGAGGATATGGATACCGCATTAAAAAGTGCGTCGGATGCAACCTATGTAGAGAGTAGTCATCCGGTTATCTTCTTTGAGTTTTATGCCGATATTTTGTTCCGTTTCTACGGGAGTCACATAGAGGCAACCCATTTAGTTTTAATGGACAGTTTGTTGAAGGGTGGATTTTTTACCAAGCAAATGCAGGTATTGCAAGCCAAGGCAATGTATAAATATTGTAGTGTTGGAGTGGATGAGAGGGTGGCTCAGGTTTTCTGTGAGAATATAGTGTCTAACTTTTTACACGTTTTACTCAGTGAATTAGCAAGTTCTGAATTTGTTCCTGATAATGCGAAACAGAAGTTGTCGGCTTTAAACAAACCTTTTTCTATTTCCTATCAAAGCGCGGTTGCCGCAAATACACGTCATTTGTAA
- a CDS encoding DUF1499 domain-containing protein, translated as MSRYISPILYISLLLLGCLVFLSIAGVRVGFLEPVTGFSLLIKSVYFSIALSLVAFLSVFFCPCEKGTNSKLVFCIAAFIPLIYSVFWIGFYFSKSGLPEISDISTDVDVPPSYIHVPMIRTFSENSTFYNEKNIRTQLKYYPNVKPAFSVLNPSEILPEVLLLIEEKGWELVESYPDAGVVEATARTPVFGFRDDVVIRIREDHNVTRIDMRSSSRIGVGDWGTNAERIKDFMLALEMRLHERVERSEN; from the coding sequence ATGAGTCGATATATCTCACCGATACTATACATTTCGTTGTTGCTACTTGGCTGTTTAGTGTTTCTATCTATTGCAGGTGTTCGCGTTGGGTTTTTAGAACCTGTTACTGGCTTTTCTCTGCTAATCAAAAGTGTCTATTTTTCTATAGCGCTCTCTTTAGTGGCTTTTTTGTCTGTCTTCTTTTGCCCTTGCGAAAAGGGTACTAATAGCAAGTTGGTTTTTTGTATTGCGGCGTTTATCCCTCTGATTTACAGTGTATTCTGGATAGGGTTTTATTTTTCAAAATCTGGATTGCCTGAGATTTCTGATATTTCGACTGATGTAGATGTCCCCCCCAGCTATATTCACGTCCCTATGATTCGCACTTTTTCTGAAAATTCAACTTTCTATAATGAAAAAAACATCCGTACTCAACTAAAGTATTATCCTAATGTTAAACCTGCGTTTTCTGTTCTAAATCCTAGCGAGATACTACCTGAAGTATTATTGTTAATAGAGGAAAAAGGCTGGGAGTTAGTTGAATCTTACCCTGATGCTGGTGTTGTTGAGGCGACGGCTAGAACACCTGTTTTTGGGTTTAGAGACGATGTTGTCATACGTATTAGAGAAGATCACAATGTAACACGCATTGACATGCGCTCCAGTTCTCGTATTGGCGTTGGAGACTGGGGTACAAATGCTGAGCGTATTAAGGATTTTATGCTGGCCCTTGAAATGCGGTTGCATGAGCGTGTAGAGCGATCGGAAAATTAA
- a CDS encoding 2OG-Fe(II) oxygenase codes for MITLTGLDNFMSVSAIEILASSLKAKGWCVLDDAFSCELIDSLVMEVNQLPDEMMQQAGIGRKSDHQVKLDVRQDCIMWIDGNTPARRDFLVAMEALKVTLNRMLLLGLFDYEAHFARYHENGYYDKHFDAFVGKGNRVLSTVLYLNERWLGSNGGELVMFDEHDVDKSIATILPVKGRFVVFLSESFAHQVNPANVCRHSIAGWYRVNATDRLTIDPSR; via the coding sequence ATGATCACATTAACTGGTCTAGACAATTTTATGTCAGTGTCTGCTATAGAAATATTAGCCAGTTCATTAAAGGCTAAAGGTTGGTGTGTGTTGGATGATGCTTTTTCCTGTGAGTTGATTGACTCGTTGGTAATGGAAGTGAATCAGTTGCCAGATGAAATGATGCAACAAGCGGGTATTGGGAGAAAGTCGGACCATCAAGTGAAATTAGACGTTCGTCAGGATTGCATCATGTGGATTGATGGGAATACTCCAGCAAGGCGAGATTTTTTGGTGGCGATGGAAGCGTTGAAAGTAACCTTGAATCGAATGTTATTACTTGGGCTTTTTGATTATGAAGCTCACTTTGCTCGTTATCATGAGAATGGGTATTATGATAAACATTTTGATGCTTTTGTAGGTAAAGGAAATCGCGTTTTATCGACTGTTTTGTATTTGAATGAACGTTGGCTGGGATCGAATGGTGGCGAGTTAGTCATGTTTGATGAGCATGATGTGGATAAAAGTATTGCGACAATATTGCCAGTAAAGGGTCGCTTTGTGGTTTTCTTGAGTGAAAGCTTCGCTCATCAGGTAAATCCTGCTAACGTATGCCGACACAGTATTGCGGGTTGGTACCGAGTAAATGCAACCGATCGTTTAACAATTGATCCAAGCCGTTAA